A genomic region of Noviherbaspirillum sp. L7-7A contains the following coding sequences:
- a CDS encoding GTP-binding protein — protein MNAPVVQPEQQAQAAQSPSQQTERGLLRFITAGSVDDGKSTLIGRLLFDSKGIFADQLDAVSRSRHKRTVGDTIDLSLLTDGLEAEREQGITIDVAYRYFATPKRKFIIADTPGHEQYTRNMVTGASTADAVIILIDVSKVKLNDDGSVDLLIQTKRHSTIAHLLQIEHVVVAVNKMDLVDYDQTVYDRIVAAYQAFAQQLGLKDIRPIPLSALAGDNVVTRGERLSWYQGPTLIELLESLTVYDESHEDPLRFPVQLVARHDGHQANDFRGYMGRIEAGKVSVGDKLVVQPGGQSATVKDIVTLDGSLKSAAVGQSVTLLLNEYLDISRGDMLASAERPATLLKSVEADICWLSEEPLDLRRKYWLKHTTRQVAARVTKIDSLLDINTQERHAGDAVGLNGIARVTLNVAQPLAADSYDHIRATGAFILIDEVSHQTVAAGMIRLA, from the coding sequence ATGAACGCCCCGGTAGTACAGCCAGAACAACAAGCGCAAGCCGCGCAAAGCCCATCGCAACAGACCGAGCGCGGCCTGTTGCGCTTCATCACCGCCGGTTCGGTGGACGACGGCAAGAGCACCCTGATCGGCCGCCTGCTGTTCGACAGCAAGGGCATCTTCGCCGACCAGCTCGACGCGGTATCGCGCTCGCGCCACAAGCGCACCGTGGGCGACACCATCGACCTGTCGCTCTTGACCGACGGCCTCGAAGCCGAGCGCGAACAGGGCATCACGATCGACGTGGCTTATCGCTACTTCGCCACGCCCAAGCGCAAGTTCATCATCGCCGACACGCCCGGCCACGAGCAGTACACCCGCAACATGGTGACCGGCGCGTCCACCGCGGACGCGGTGATCATCCTGATCGACGTCTCCAAGGTCAAGCTCAATGACGACGGCAGCGTCGACCTGCTGATCCAGACCAAGCGCCATTCCACCATTGCCCACCTGCTGCAGATCGAGCATGTGGTGGTGGCGGTCAACAAGATGGACCTGGTGGACTACGACCAGACCGTGTACGACCGCATCGTTGCCGCCTACCAGGCATTTGCGCAGCAGCTGGGCCTGAAGGATATCCGTCCTATCCCGCTGTCGGCGCTGGCCGGAGACAACGTGGTGACCCGCGGCGAAAGGCTGTCCTGGTACCAGGGCCCGACCCTGATCGAACTGCTGGAATCGCTGACCGTGTATGACGAGTCGCATGAGGATCCGCTGCGCTTCCCGGTGCAGCTGGTGGCGCGTCACGATGGCCACCAGGCCAACGACTTCCGTGGCTACATGGGCCGCATCGAAGCCGGCAAGGTCAGCGTCGGCGACAAGCTGGTGGTGCAGCCGGGCGGCCAGAGCGCGACCGTGAAGGACATCGTCACGCTGGATGGCTCGCTCAAGAGCGCGGCCGTGGGCCAGTCGGTCACGCTGCTGCTGAACGAGTACCTGGACATCAGCCGCGGCGACATGCTGGCTTCGGCCGAGCGGCCCGCCACGCTGCTGAAGTCCGTAGAAGCCGACATCTGCTGGCTGTCGGAAGAGCCGCTGGACCTGCGCCGCAAGTACTGGTTGAAGCACACCACCCGCCAGGTGGCGGCGCGCGTGACGAAGATCGACAGCCTGCTCGACATCAACACCCAGGAACGCCATGCCGGCGATGCCGTCGGCCTGAACGGCATTGCGCGGGTCACGCTGAACGTGGCGCAGCCGCTGGCGGCCGACAGCTACGACCATATCCGCGCCACCGGCGCCTTCATCCTGATCGACGAGGTCAGCCATCAGACGGTTGCGGCCGGCATGATACGGCTGGCCTGA